A region of Ignatzschineria larvae DSM 13226 DNA encodes the following proteins:
- a CDS encoding helix-turn-helix domain-containing protein encodes MAKYSLDFKLKVISFYLNGYGYRSTANHFGILHSAVRKWVKLYQYHGIKGIEPRHSKLKYTAEFKYHVLIYMKTHNLSQQEVAAYFNIPTQSSILEWQTLFKQGGFEALKPRKKGRPNKMKRPQKPDNRTEQEKLIDQLQEELIYLRAENDILKKFQEMDEKEERQRQKSK; translated from the coding sequence ATGGCTAAGTATTCTTTAGATTTCAAATTAAAAGTAATATCATTTTATTTAAACGGCTATGGTTATAGATCAACTGCAAACCATTTTGGCATACTTCATTCAGCAGTTAGAAAATGGGTTAAACTCTATCAATATCATGGCATTAAAGGGATTGAACCTCGGCATTCAAAGTTAAAATACACCGCAGAATTCAAATATCATGTTTTAATTTACATGAAGACTCACAATCTCTCTCAGCAAGAGGTCGCTGCATATTTTAATATTCCTACGCAAAGTTCTATATTAGAATGGCAAACTCTCTTCAAACAAGGTGGTTTTGAAGCGCTTAAGCCCCGTAAGAAAGGTCGACCTAATAAAATGAAACGCCCCCAAAAGCCTGACAATAGAACCGAACAAGAAAAATTGATTGATCAGCTTCAAGAAGAGCTTATTTATCTTCGTGCGGAGAATGATATCTTAAAAAAGTTTCAAGAGATGGACGAGAAGGAAGAACGGCAAAGGCAAAAGTCAAAATAA
- a CDS encoding IS30 family transposase, giving the protein MNYSRLSLNERINIEVGIQLNKSIRTIAKELNRSPSTISRELKRVEDKDHYAATKAQYAYLQARKRCAPDEKLTPGTVLFGFVEQCLRAKLSPEQISGVLKKMANSSYYVCQETIYNALYALPVGQLKKELLQCLRQGRTTRKPRKGTVDRRGQIPDLVSIHLRPPEVEDRLTPGHWEGDLIKGKGNASAVGTLVERTSGYVMLIKMEDATATSAVIGFSAALNRVPLTFARTMTYDRGKEMAYHAQITQNTGVAIYFCDPHSPWQRGSNENINGLIRQYLPKGTDLSIHSQEELDEIALSLNSRPRKRFNFRSPIEVITELFHKEYEATQMTKH; this is encoded by the coding sequence ATGAACTATTCAAGATTATCACTTAATGAACGGATCAATATTGAAGTTGGTATACAACTTAATAAAAGTATTCGAACCATTGCTAAAGAGCTAAACCGATCGCCTTCGACAATTTCCAGAGAGTTAAAAAGAGTTGAGGATAAAGATCACTATGCTGCAACAAAGGCACAGTACGCCTATTTACAAGCTAGAAAGAGATGCGCCCCTGATGAAAAACTAACGCCAGGAACGGTCTTATTTGGTTTTGTGGAACAGTGTTTACGTGCTAAATTATCTCCTGAACAAATATCCGGGGTACTTAAAAAGATGGCTAATTCTAGTTACTATGTTTGCCAAGAAACAATCTACAATGCCTTGTATGCTTTACCCGTTGGCCAATTAAAAAAAGAATTACTCCAATGTTTAAGGCAAGGACGTACCACACGAAAACCCCGAAAAGGAACTGTGGATAGAAGAGGGCAAATTCCTGATTTAGTAAGTATTCACTTACGTCCTCCAGAAGTTGAAGATCGTTTAACACCTGGACATTGGGAAGGTGATTTGATCAAAGGAAAAGGCAACGCTTCAGCTGTCGGCACATTAGTTGAGCGCACTAGTGGTTATGTTATGTTAATCAAAATGGAAGATGCAACCGCAACCTCTGCCGTTATAGGGTTTAGCGCAGCACTCAATCGAGTACCTTTAACATTTGCACGAACAATGACCTATGATCGAGGGAAAGAAATGGCTTATCATGCTCAGATCACGCAAAATACGGGAGTTGCTATCTACTTTTGTGATCCCCATAGCCCCTGGCAAAGAGGGAGTAATGAGAATATCAATGGTTTGATACGACAATACTTGCCCAAAGGGACAGATCTTTCTATTCATAGTCAGGAAGAGCTTGATGAAATAGCGCTATCACTCAATAGTCGACCTCGAAAACGCTTTAATTTTAGATCGCCTATCGAAGTTATTACAGAACTATTTCACAAGGAATATGAAGCTACTCAGATGACGAAACATTAA
- a CDS encoding efflux RND transporter permease subunit → MKLSEVSIKRPVFAIVINIILILLGLIGLDRMSIREYPDIDVPIISIRTSYQGASPEIIETQVTKVIEDAVTSIDGIDYIASDSRRGSSSINITFNPNKNIEEAANDVRDRVARAKRSLPDEVDDPIIQKSDSDADPVVILALSSDQYSAIELTKMIETIVQPQIELLDGVANVTLWGGREPVMRIWIDPQKMAILDVTVNDVESALRAQNVEIPAGTIKSSTQEFSIVARTDLNQVEEFRNIIIKVADNDVTENRPIVRLSDVALVELGGVEESSRPRLNGKPGVGVAVIKQSVANPLTLSADIRALLPALQESLPDDVQIAVTSDSSVFINKSLGSVYSTIIEALIFVGVIIFIFLRNWRATLIPMVTVPISLVGTLFVMYLLGYSINTLTLLAFVLAIGLVVDDAIVMLENIHRHIEEGLSPIKAAFIGSKEIGFAIIAMTITLAAVFLPLTFTQGRIGKLFVEFAVTLSVTVLISGFTALTLSPMMCSRLLLSHRAEKDSETKPRKWSITRLFHRISDGIEWCLNKLTEGYGRLLHWLVKARYFVLLFMVVIFAGAGWFYTKLPQELSPTEDRGMIRVMAITPEGATVDFTDRYFTEVEDHLLDNLDEGTTVYAISGISMGAIGFVTLPDWDDRDESQMEITSRLNKGLQDIALGLRVFASNPQSLGQRGDSKDVQIVIRSNDSFEKLDGQVTEIMEKMRENPLLISPDNDLRMNTPQLEVSVDREKLALLGIDVSVVGRTLETALGGRNVTRYKEGAEQYDVMVQVDPQKRSQPKDLEGIYVRSQYGEMVPLSNFVTVEETIAPQNLRHFNKLRSATISANLESGVSQGEGIAIVENIIREVIPEAMLDYQGSSREFIASGASMVLIFMMALLFIYLVLAVQFESWIDPFIILFSVPLAGFGALGALYLVGGTINIYSQIGLVTLVGLITKHGILIVEFANQIREEGVSKVEAVIRSATLRLRPILMTTGAMVLDSIPLALAIGAGAESRQAIGWVIVGGMSVGTFFTLLVVPIVYLFIGGRKRRSNPELQNSATDHNEVAV, encoded by the coding sequence ATGAAATTATCTGAAGTCTCGATTAAACGACCGGTCTTTGCGATCGTCATTAATATTATTTTGATTCTCTTGGGGCTGATCGGTTTAGATCGGATGTCGATACGGGAATATCCTGATATTGATGTACCGATTATTAGTATTCGTACAAGTTATCAAGGGGCAAGTCCTGAGATTATTGAGACGCAAGTGACTAAAGTGATTGAAGATGCGGTGACGAGTATTGATGGCATCGATTATATCGCGTCCGATTCTCGGCGCGGTTCCTCTTCGATCAACATTACTTTTAATCCTAATAAAAATATAGAAGAAGCGGCCAATGATGTACGTGATCGGGTTGCGCGGGCGAAGCGTTCGCTGCCTGATGAGGTGGATGATCCGATTATTCAAAAGAGTGATTCTGATGCCGACCCTGTGGTGATTCTAGCGCTATCAAGTGATCAATATAGTGCCATTGAGCTCACTAAGATGATCGAGACCATTGTCCAACCTCAAATCGAATTACTCGATGGCGTGGCGAATGTGACGCTTTGGGGCGGACGAGAACCGGTGATGCGAATCTGGATTGATCCACAGAAAATGGCGATCTTAGATGTGACAGTGAATGATGTGGAATCGGCGCTTCGAGCGCAAAATGTGGAGATTCCCGCGGGAACTATTAAGAGTTCAACGCAAGAGTTCTCCATTGTGGCGAGAACTGATCTCAATCAAGTGGAAGAGTTTCGCAATATTATCATCAAAGTGGCAGATAATGATGTCACTGAAAATCGTCCAATCGTCCGTCTAAGTGATGTTGCCTTGGTGGAATTAGGGGGCGTAGAGGAGAGTTCTCGTCCTCGATTAAATGGTAAGCCCGGCGTAGGGGTTGCCGTCATTAAGCAATCGGTTGCCAATCCGTTAACGCTCTCTGCTGATATTCGCGCACTATTGCCGGCATTACAAGAATCGTTGCCTGATGATGTTCAGATCGCGGTAACTTCTGATTCCTCGGTCTTTATCAATAAATCTTTAGGGTCAGTGTATAGCACTATTATCGAGGCGCTCATTTTTGTGGGCGTCATTATCTTTATTTTCCTAAGAAATTGGCGCGCAACTTTAATTCCAATGGTCACGGTGCCCATTTCCCTCGTGGGAACGCTCTTTGTGATGTATCTCTTAGGCTACTCGATCAATACACTGACGCTTTTAGCTTTCGTTTTGGCAATTGGGCTTGTGGTGGATGATGCGATCGTGATGTTAGAGAATATTCATCGACATATTGAAGAGGGATTAAGCCCGATTAAAGCGGCATTTATTGGTTCTAAGGAGATCGGTTTTGCCATCATTGCGATGACTATTACGCTAGCAGCTGTTTTCTTGCCTTTGACCTTTACCCAAGGGCGAATCGGGAAGCTCTTTGTGGAGTTTGCCGTCACCTTGTCGGTTACTGTACTTATTTCAGGCTTTACTGCCTTAACGCTCTCGCCGATGATGTGTTCTCGATTACTCTTGAGTCATCGAGCAGAAAAGGATTCTGAGACAAAGCCACGAAAATGGAGCATTACCCGTTTATTTCATCGGATATCTGACGGTATCGAGTGGTGTTTGAATAAATTGACAGAAGGATATGGCCGATTACTACATTGGCTAGTGAAAGCCCGTTACTTTGTATTGCTCTTTATGGTGGTTATTTTTGCCGGCGCAGGTTGGTTTTATACGAAATTACCGCAAGAACTATCGCCGACAGAGGATCGAGGAATGATTCGAGTGATGGCGATTACACCGGAAGGGGCAACGGTTGACTTTACCGATCGTTATTTTACTGAGGTGGAGGATCATCTATTAGATAATTTAGATGAAGGCACAACTGTTTATGCGATTTCGGGAATCTCAATGGGGGCTATCGGTTTTGTGACACTTCCTGATTGGGATGATCGTGATGAATCGCAAATGGAGATTACTTCTCGTTTAAATAAAGGGTTACAGGATATCGCTTTAGGGCTGCGGGTATTTGCAAGTAATCCACAATCACTCGGACAGCGAGGAGATTCCAAAGATGTACAGATTGTGATTCGTTCCAATGATTCCTTTGAGAAGCTCGATGGTCAGGTTACCGAAATTATGGAAAAAATGCGGGAGAATCCGCTCTTAATTTCGCCAGATAATGATTTACGAATGAATACACCACAGTTGGAGGTTTCTGTCGATCGGGAGAAATTAGCGCTCTTAGGTATTGATGTTTCTGTGGTCGGGCGTACTTTAGAAACTGCGCTCGGTGGGCGAAATGTCACTCGTTATAAAGAGGGTGCAGAGCAATATGATGTAATGGTGCAAGTGGATCCACAAAAACGAAGTCAACCGAAAGATCTCGAAGGGATCTATGTACGATCGCAGTATGGGGAAATGGTGCCACTTTCAAACTTTGTGACGGTGGAAGAGACGATTGCGCCGCAGAATTTACGGCATTTTAATAAGCTCCGTTCGGCCACTATTTCAGCCAACTTAGAGTCAGGCGTTTCCCAAGGGGAAGGGATTGCCATTGTTGAGAATATTATTCGGGAGGTGATTCCGGAGGCGATGCTCGATTATCAAGGTTCATCCCGGGAATTTATCGCCTCAGGTGCTTCAATGGTCTTGATCTTTATGATGGCGCTACTCTTTATCTATCTAGTATTAGCGGTTCAATTTGAATCTTGGATTGATCCTTTTATTATTCTCTTTAGTGTACCATTAGCTGGTTTTGGGGCGTTAGGTGCTCTTTATTTAGTCGGCGGGACAATCAATATCTATAGTCAGATCGGTTTGGTGACACTGGTAGGATTGATTACTAAACACGGGATATTAATTGTTGAATTTGCGAATCAGATTCGGGAAGAGGGCGTGTCTAAAGTGGAAGCGGTGATTCGCTCGGCGACTTTACGGTTACGACCCATTCTGATGACAACCGGTGCAATGGTACTGGATTCTATTCCGCTTGCGCTTGCAATTGGTGCAGGTGCAGAATCTCGACAAGCGATTGGTTGGGTAATTGTCGGTGGAATGAGTGTCGGAACATTCTTCACTTTACTTGTGGTGCCAATTGTCTATCTCTTTATCGGCGGACGTAAGCGTCGATCAAATCCTGAGTTACAAAATTCAGCAACTGATCATAATGAGGTAGCAGTGTAA
- a CDS encoding DUF2877 domain-containing protein, protein MIAILSIDQKWATPLQVGAQYQIHSCFTHALNLIDQEGQFATFLSAGFPDGPHTLRVNRLPKATLEALQKAEIPLQYQEIDGKGAFIAPGLSFSFNDATTYWESELPVLDWKSQSQRDIKQSLDASLQLAQSLLPARAFDDRVMQYIYETLNLQSRALIEAIAHNNAPEVAQLATKQIGLGMGLTPSGDDFLVGMMLILWLNPTRYQSLLAQLQVTIEDSRTHTNEISWWMLNYAVSGRFNGWLQEYAKALVSSDLSAQRTVLTQILTIGSSSGSDMVMGIVAGLQVLLKDNAIQDRK, encoded by the coding sequence ATGATAGCCATTCTTTCGATTGATCAAAAATGGGCAACACCCTTACAAGTAGGTGCACAATATCAAATTCATTCCTGTTTTACGCATGCACTGAATCTGATCGATCAAGAGGGGCAATTTGCTACATTTTTATCTGCCGGTTTCCCGGATGGCCCTCATACACTGCGAGTAAATAGACTTCCAAAGGCAACCTTAGAAGCATTACAAAAAGCAGAAATCCCTCTGCAATATCAAGAGATCGATGGCAAAGGGGCATTTATAGCGCCGGGATTATCTTTTAGCTTTAACGATGCCACAACTTATTGGGAGAGTGAGCTTCCGGTCTTAGATTGGAAATCACAATCGCAAAGGGATATTAAACAATCTTTAGATGCGAGTTTGCAATTGGCACAATCCCTATTACCGGCTAGAGCGTTTGATGATCGGGTGATGCAATATATTTACGAGACACTCAATTTGCAAAGTCGTGCGCTTATTGAAGCCATTGCGCATAATAATGCGCCGGAAGTTGCGCAGTTAGCTACGAAGCAGATTGGGCTTGGAATGGGACTAACACCTTCAGGGGATGATTTCTTAGTGGGGATGATGCTCATTCTATGGCTCAATCCTACACGTTATCAATCTCTTTTAGCACAGCTTCAAGTAACAATTGAGGATAGCCGTACGCATACCAATGAAATTAGTTGGTGGATGCTCAATTATGCTGTTTCAGGACGATTTAATGGTTGGTTACAAGAATATGCTAAGGCATTAGTGAGTTCAGATTTAAGCGCACAACGTACTGTATTAACCCAAATTCTGACGATCGGTTCAAGCTCGGGGTCGGATATGGTAATGGGAATTGTGGCGGGGCTACAAGTATTATTGAAAGATAATGCAATCCAAGATAGAAAATAA
- the lipB gene encoding lipoyl(octanoyl) transferase LipB has protein sequence MKIVSLGEQPYLSVYEAMKQFTETRDEKSEDQLWVVTHPPVYTQGQNGKPEHILNPGNIPIVQVDRGGQVTYHGPGQIVIYTLINFKARQCGVRSLVRALEQAVIATLADYGVKGNGDVNAPGVYVAGKKIAALGLRIRKGSVYHGLSLNVDMDLTPFSGINPCGYQGLEVTQLADWVDHPLEIKAVTETLLQHLTYSLASAQLSVAFKSA, from the coding sequence ATGAAGATAGTATCGTTGGGTGAGCAACCTTATTTATCGGTATATGAAGCAATGAAACAATTTACCGAAACAAGAGATGAGAAGAGTGAAGATCAATTATGGGTGGTCACTCATCCGCCGGTTTATACTCAAGGGCAAAATGGGAAACCGGAACATATCCTCAATCCCGGCAATATTCCGATTGTTCAAGTCGATCGTGGTGGGCAGGTGACCTATCATGGGCCAGGGCAGATTGTGATCTATACTTTGATTAATTTCAAAGCAAGACAATGTGGCGTGCGCTCGTTGGTGCGTGCTTTAGAGCAGGCGGTCATCGCTACTTTGGCCGATTACGGAGTTAAGGGAAATGGGGATGTGAATGCGCCGGGCGTCTATGTTGCCGGGAAAAAGATTGCGGCACTTGGGCTTCGGATTCGTAAAGGCTCGGTCTATCATGGCTTGAGTTTGAATGTCGATATGGATTTAACCCCCTTTTCCGGCATTAACCCTTGTGGTTATCAAGGATTAGAAGTGACTCAATTGGCTGATTGGGTTGATCATCCATTAGAGATAAAAGCAGTGACGGAAACATTATTACAACATTTAACCTACTCTCTTGCATCGGCGCAGTTAAGTGTTGCTTTTAAAAGTGCCTAA
- a CDS encoding AzlD domain-containing protein, with product MGNMSLIALLIAILLMGLITFLLRAFPTFVPKKVLDSYLLRYLNYALPLSVMAILIIHSMEIDFAAINGALLLAKVGALAFVLGSYIRWRNVFLSVIIGVVALNGLIYLIEWLVQ from the coding sequence ATGGGTAATATGAGCTTAATAGCGCTGCTGATTGCGATTCTATTGATGGGGCTGATAACCTTTTTACTTCGTGCATTCCCGACCTTTGTCCCTAAAAAGGTGTTAGATTCTTATCTGTTACGATATCTCAATTATGCGCTGCCACTGAGTGTGATGGCGATTTTGATTATTCATAGTATGGAGATTGATTTTGCGGCGATTAATGGGGCACTATTGTTGGCAAAAGTGGGGGCTTTAGCATTTGTTCTAGGGAGTTATATTCGTTGGCGAAATGTCTTTTTAAGCGTGATTATCGGAGTTGTGGCCTTAAATGGTTTGATTTATCTTATTGAATGGCTTGTACAATAG
- a CDS encoding VanZ family protein, whose amino-acid sequence MTIATRWLWVTIFWFVLMTLMLFLPDATENLPTPLLFPQSDKVVHFAIFAILAGLQYHTLNQYRQKLQTRQLIVIFLAFFNILFAASSEIIQEHWVDGRSGDVWDVVADVIGLIAGMGIAKLIALSSRRGTME is encoded by the coding sequence ATGACAATTGCAACTAGGTGGCTATGGGTCACAATTTTTTGGTTTGTTTTAATGACATTAATGCTTTTTCTGCCGGATGCGACAGAAAATCTACCAACACCGCTGCTTTTCCCGCAAAGTGATAAAGTTGTTCACTTTGCTATTTTTGCAATTCTAGCAGGGTTACAGTACCACACGCTTAATCAATATCGACAAAAGCTGCAAACGCGACAATTGATCGTGATATTTCTAGCCTTTTTTAATATTCTCTTTGCCGCATCGAGTGAAATTATTCAAGAACACTGGGTCGATGGCCGTAGTGGTGATGTTTGGGATGTGGTTGCTGATGTGATAGGACTAATTGCCGGAATGGGGATCGCTAAATTAATCGCCCTTTCAAGTCGTCGAGGCACTATGGAATGA
- the arcC gene encoding carbamate kinase, producing the protein MEKNTMKEKPVMVLAIGGNALIPDNNHLDMQSQRDIAAKLAKNIVDLSEEGWRVVLTHGNGPHVGIHQSQGEAAKDKLPQYPLDHYVSATQGEIGYLLQSAIYNELMQRKINQQVATLITQVVVDPKDQAFTHPDKPVGVFLSEAEAKQYEKELGWSVVEDSGRGWRRVVASPKPKQILELKMIEELIGNDVLVISCGGGGIPVMIDDKGQLQGVEAVIDKDRASSLLASALKADVYLIPTGVEKVAINFGKPNQEWLSEMTVAEAKAYMEEGQFPAGSMLPKVESLLDYLKENPKGAGIVTTLDAMADALRGKTGTRIVV; encoded by the coding sequence ATGGAAAAAAATACGATGAAAGAGAAGCCAGTGATGGTATTAGCAATTGGTGGGAATGCATTAATTCCGGATAATAATCATCTTGATATGCAATCACAGCGGGATATTGCGGCAAAGTTAGCGAAGAATATCGTAGATTTAAGCGAAGAGGGCTGGCGCGTTGTACTCACTCATGGCAATGGGCCTCATGTAGGCATTCATCAGAGCCAAGGGGAAGCAGCCAAAGATAAATTGCCCCAATATCCTCTAGATCATTATGTATCAGCAACACAAGGTGAGATCGGTTATCTCTTGCAGTCTGCAATTTATAACGAATTAATGCAGCGTAAGATCAATCAACAAGTAGCGACGCTGATTACTCAAGTGGTAGTCGATCCGAAAGACCAGGCATTTACTCATCCCGATAAACCGGTCGGTGTTTTCTTGAGTGAAGCGGAAGCAAAACAGTATGAGAAAGAGCTTGGTTGGAGCGTGGTAGAAGATTCAGGTCGTGGTTGGCGCCGAGTGGTTGCTTCTCCAAAGCCTAAGCAAATTTTAGAGCTTAAAATGATTGAGGAACTTATCGGTAATGATGTATTGGTTATCTCTTGCGGAGGTGGCGGGATCCCTGTCATGATCGATGATAAAGGGCAGTTACAAGGGGTTGAAGCAGTGATTGATAAAGATCGTGCCTCATCGCTTTTAGCTTCAGCATTAAAAGCAGATGTCTATCTTATTCCTACAGGCGTTGAAAAAGTCGCGATTAACTTTGGTAAACCTAACCAAGAGTGGTTATCAGAGATGACGGTAGCAGAAGCGAAAGCTTATATGGAAGAGGGTCAATTCCCGGCAGGTAGTATGTTGCCGAAAGTGGAATCACTATTAGATTACCTTAAAGAGAACCCTAAGGGTGCCGGTATTGTGACGACCCTTGATGCAATGGCTGATGCCCTTCGTGGCAAAACAGGGACTCGTATTGTGGTGTAA
- a CDS encoding efflux RND transporter periplasmic adaptor subunit — protein MNRNFTKRWGLLCLIILLSPLTVFAKVTDVELAEVVLQDKFEEIYAVGILYPYQEVIVRPEASGCIVEIAFKEGEEVKAGDLLIALDSSIEAAELQESSAKRVLAKQNLDRMLAAKGGSTAQARDVAQAEYAQAVANEAIAKAKYERRFIHAPFAGTMGLKKVELGDYVQSGADLVRLLNIDQLRLEFNIPERVAHVAERGQNVTFTVDNFPNKLFTAEVYAVSPEIEQKGRSLSVLAKFHNEDQTLIAGSFARLNLLIPLNYQVIIIPEESIFASEGAQFVYRAVKNENGDGFIAELTPVEIGQRSTFNVEILSGLNPDDIVVKAGQVRIKDQSEIQDATGTLLPEKLRSKTNQDNTQDQAPEIQNNNRVENNVGNRVGDTADQES, from the coding sequence ATGAATAGAAATTTTACAAAAAGATGGGGGCTATTGTGTCTTATAATATTGCTATCGCCGTTAACAGTATTTGCCAAAGTGACGGATGTCGAGCTTGCTGAGGTGGTGCTGCAGGATAAATTTGAAGAGATCTATGCTGTGGGAATTCTCTATCCTTATCAAGAAGTGATTGTCCGACCTGAAGCGTCCGGATGTATCGTAGAGATTGCCTTTAAAGAGGGCGAAGAGGTGAAAGCGGGGGATCTTCTCATTGCCTTAGACTCCAGTATCGAAGCCGCAGAGTTACAAGAGAGCAGTGCAAAGCGGGTGTTAGCTAAGCAAAATCTCGATCGAATGCTTGCCGCAAAAGGTGGGTCAACTGCTCAGGCGCGTGATGTTGCGCAGGCTGAATATGCCCAAGCAGTGGCAAATGAAGCGATTGCTAAGGCTAAATATGAGCGCCGTTTTATTCATGCTCCTTTTGCCGGAACAATGGGATTGAAGAAAGTAGAACTAGGTGATTATGTACAATCAGGGGCTGACCTTGTTCGGCTACTGAATATCGATCAATTACGACTAGAGTTTAATATCCCCGAGCGTGTTGCTCACGTCGCCGAGCGGGGGCAAAATGTCACTTTTACGGTGGATAATTTTCCCAATAAGCTCTTTACCGCAGAAGTCTATGCTGTAAGCCCTGAAATTGAGCAGAAAGGCCGATCCCTATCTGTATTAGCGAAATTTCATAATGAAGATCAGACGCTGATTGCCGGTTCATTTGCGCGTTTAAATCTCTTAATTCCCCTCAATTATCAAGTGATTATTATCCCGGAAGAATCAATTTTTGCTTCGGAAGGGGCACAATTTGTCTATCGAGCAGTCAAAAATGAGAATGGCGATGGCTTTATAGCTGAGTTAACGCCGGTGGAGATAGGGCAGAGAAGTACCTTTAATGTGGAAATATTATCGGGATTAAATCCGGATGATATCGTTGTGAAAGCAGGACAAGTACGTATTAAAGATCAGAGTGAAATTCAAGACGCAACGGGTACCCTTCTTCCTGAAAAACTACGTAGTAAAACGAATCAAGATAATACACAAGATCAAGCGCCCGAGATTCAAAATAATAACAGAGTAGAAAATAACGTAGGAAATAGAGTCGGCGATACGGCAGATCAGGAGTCATAA
- a CDS encoding AzlC family ABC transporter permease: MGVAQQEKRSAVQAEGWQRAVQITLPVAMGYAPAGMAFGVLASAAGIPWWISVVISIVVFSGAAQYAAIPLVASGAGIFNLNLNTFVINLRHIFYALPLVDILPANRWKRAYCLFCLTDECFSVMSGLSKAEQQRYFLQVAFLVHAYWVVATIVGIIAGEQLANLIPHLEFALPVLFVILWYEQMRVKNIWWPTLIALGCYLLSLWLFPQYVLILALLLSVGVIMIRGALLRHLSKEQING; this comes from the coding sequence ATGGGGGTAGCACAACAGGAGAAACGCTCGGCAGTTCAGGCTGAAGGTTGGCAGCGAGCAGTACAAATCACCTTGCCGGTCGCAATGGGGTATGCACCCGCAGGAATGGCCTTTGGTGTTTTAGCGAGTGCTGCAGGGATTCCTTGGTGGATTTCAGTTGTAATCTCGATCGTGGTCTTTTCAGGGGCGGCACAATATGCGGCAATTCCCTTAGTGGCAAGTGGTGCCGGGATCTTTAATCTTAATCTCAATACCTTTGTGATTAATTTACGCCATATTTTCTATGCACTTCCCTTAGTGGATATTTTGCCGGCGAATCGATGGAAGCGAGCTTATTGCTTATTTTGTTTAACAGATGAATGTTTCTCGGTGATGAGTGGTTTATCAAAAGCAGAACAGCAACGATATTTTCTACAAGTAGCTTTTCTCGTACACGCCTATTGGGTGGTTGCGACCATTGTCGGTATTATTGCTGGGGAGCAGTTGGCGAATCTCATCCCTCATTTAGAATTTGCATTACCGGTGCTCTTTGTCATTCTCTGGTATGAGCAGATGCGCGTTAAAAATATTTGGTGGCCAACACTGATTGCATTAGGTTGCTATCTCTTGAGTTTATGGCTCTTTCCACAATATGTCTTAATTTTGGCACTACTCTTATCTGTGGGGGTTATTATGATTCGGGGGGCACTTTTACGTCATTTAAGCAAGGAGCAGATCAATGGGTAA